A window of Gambusia affinis linkage group LG03, SWU_Gaff_1.0, whole genome shotgun sequence contains these coding sequences:
- the si:dkey-112e17.1 gene encoding uncharacterized protein si:dkey-112e17.1 — protein MTCVTSPGAPASLTACLLFVAGCFAQKVYFDCGARVDVVDVQGLILSPGFPYNYSSEEDEEAAAEEREKVTPTGLSANKSLSAAAKPALQSPGDLLKTSRDGVPNQVVVQEQSTKMEIAKVSNSAKRSADLSSSQSSLAPSSLLLLPGAAPPADTVNNSISASPSNENLSPTLNPSAVMADTTYGSPPSTGTPPVSPETQQSIFDACPHDVLYISDLITFSSRFCGSNRPPSSQLVFGSSQEMVEVIMELITTTHWGRGFALLFHYHNLTEPGGDQRTTSPSGGKVDSLLAAVSGAAFFALILTTVLCIIFRPKLCPKRASSCTSSNSEVAEGVQSVAAEISELQLMAENQDGPEMIAEPDIDSNQPRAVAAEGDAPRTADVELSCSGLTELDLGADEVFIVSPAACPSRLPFYPHAQRERFLRHSDTGPGPSCDSPSADPNNSPAGARSFKESICSRPRAWSVRTFQDFLPPLPQLHRKWCSWNSTSPFTKLVDNTPSGLIPDHKESNSRKVFSDAHLEAQANTSIVSDSSTSNASYPTQRQRRLNSTSNLRRSRFTGPCFGLLSETKAPPKGGGVPPGCVASEAGPGSSSSCSSSSSSAQGHVESAPAGKRLEFPGEGDHISVPVFAISEEEDRQPLVWAQHPEQTNGPVRAKHESKRAPAGGVSPKRVRPEWRPWGSQASGGAAPPASGAFNESGALKNGQPSASLSAGLCSVTNHM, from the exons GTGTACTTTGACTGCGGTGCCAGGGTGGATGTGGTGGACGTTCAGGGCCTCATTTTGTCTCCTGGCTTCCCCTACAACTACTCCTCTG AAGAAGACGAagaggcagcagcagaggaaagaGAGAAGGTCACCCCTACCGGCTTATCCGCTAACAAAAGCTTGTCGGCAGCCGCAAAACCAGCGCTTCAGAGTCCAGGGGATCTTTTAAAGACTTCCCGAGATGGTGTTCCTAATCAAGTCGTGGTCCAGGAACAGTCTACAAAAATGGAGATTGCCAAAGTTTCAAATTCTGCCAAAAGATCTGCAGACCTGTCCTCTAGTCAGTCTTCATTGGCCCCTTCTTCCCTCCTTCTCCTACCTGGTGCTGCACCACCTGCAGACACGGTCAACAACTCCATCTCTGCCTCTCCCTCAAATGAAAATCTCAGTCCCACTTTGAACCCAAGCGCGGTTATGGCGGACACCACCTATGGCTCACCACCCTCCACAGGAACTCCTCCTGTGAGCCCTGAAACTCAGCAGTCCATCTTTGACGCCTGCCCCCACGACGTCCTCTACATCTCAGACCTCATCACCTTTTCTTCTAGGTTCTGCGGGTCCAACCGCCCTCCCAGCAGCCAGCTGGTTTTTGGCTCAAGCCAAGAGATGGTGGAGGTCATCATGGAGCTGATCACCACCACCCACTGGGGACGTGGATTCGCGCTTCTGTTCCACTACCACAACCTTACCGAGCCGGGAGGGGACCAACGAACCACGTCCCCATCAGGCGGCAAGGTGGACTCCCTTCTTGCTGCTGTGAGCGGAGCCGCTTTCTTCGCTCTGATACTCACAACTGTACTCTGCATCATTTTCAG accCAAACTGTGTCCAAAAAGAGCCAGTTCCTGCACATCCAGCAACTCTGAg GTCGCAGAGGGAGTCCAGAGCGTTGCCGCCGAGATCAGTGAGCTCCAACTGATGGCTGAGAATCAAGATGGTCCGGAGATGATCGCAGAGCCGGACATCGACAGCAACCAGCCCCGTGCAG TCGCTGCTGAAGGCGATGCGCCCCGGACTGCAGACGTGGAGCTCTCCTGCAGCGGTTTGACTGAACTTGATCTCGGTGCAGATGAGGTTTTCATTGTATCACCAGCTGCTTGCCCAAGCCGGCTGCCCTTCTATCCTCATGCA cagcGGGAGAGGTTCCTGCGACACAGCGACACCGGCCCCGGTCCTTCATGCGACTCGCCCTCAGCGGACCCCAACAACTCGCCGGCCGGGGCCAGGTCCTTTAAGGAGAGCATCTGCTCGCGGCCGAGAGCGTGGAGCGTACGCACCTTCCAGGACTTCCTGCCTCCGCTGCCGCAGCTTCACAGGAAGTGGTGCAGCTGGAACTCCACCAGCCCCTTCACCAAGCTGGTGGACAAC ACGCCATCCGGTTTGATCCCCGACCACAAAGAAAGCAACAGCAGGAAGGTGTTCTCCGACGCCCACCTGGAGGCCCAGGCGAACACCAGCATCGTCTCCGACTCCTCCACCAGCAACGCCTCCTACCCCACACAGCGCCAGCGCCGCCTCAACTCCACCAGCAACTTGCGCCGCTCCCGCTTCACCGGGCCGTGTTTCGGCCTTCTCTCCGAAACAAAAGCTCCACCGAAGGGGGGCGGCGTCCCCCCGGGCTGCGTCGCCTCGGAGGCCGGCCctggctcctcttcctcctgctcttcctcctcctcttccgcTCAGGGCCACGTCGAGAGCGCGCCAGCCGGAAAGAGGCTGGAGTTCCCGGGTGAGGGCGATCACATCAGCGTGCCGGTGTTCGCCATCTCCGAGGAGGAGGACAGGCAGCCGCTGGTCTGGGCTCAGCACCCGGAGCAGACGAACGGACCGGTCAGGGCGAAGCACGAGAGCAAACGGGCTCCCGCGGGCGGCGTCAGCCCCAAGAGGGTCAGGCCGGAGTGGAGGCCGTGGGGCAGTCAGGCGTCGGGGGGCGCCGCTCCGCCAGCGTCAGGAGCGTTCAACGAGTCGGGCGCGCTGAAGAACGGCCAGCCGTCCGCGAGTCTGTCCGCGGGGCTGTGCTCCGTCACAAACCACATGTGA
- the chfr gene encoding E3 ubiquitin-protein ligase CHFR isoform X2, which produces MENYSSGRPWGKLVKVDSNETVLLFTKECTVGRKKGCYLSFPSNKLVSGEHCKIVKDEHSGLVWLEDTSTNGTVINSSKVVKKQTHVLQNGDVIYFVYRKSDPDQNIAYVYHSLITEAAVPEASKRPACSHFPVLASEMALSVEPVMLTRAPLEPTQEEPQPSTSTSHFCVKKPLSKAPVSSASSALGQVKDGASAVEQHSGNREPECKRRRTDDDVTGSAKGDVLSTASVKETKTDKMEESLTCVICQDLLHDCISLQPCMHVFCAACYSGWMERSSLCPTCRCPVERICKNRILNDLVEAYLIQHPEKSRSEEDLKRMNSHNKITQDMLQPKVERSFSEEEGSSDYLFELSDNDSDSSDISQPLLMCRQCPGYTRDMGQVLFASSSNYWFTGLPSAPPVQPPPTPSCGEGAARPAGEQPSTSSDRPSADAPQEYCCPPQGHHLICTCCLQPMPDRRAELSNQQQVIAQQCMLCQSPFCHMYWGCQRIGCHGCLAPFSELNLTEKCLDGVLNNNAYESEVLQNYLSAKGKTWKDLLQESLQGLQEGKFLLTDRRISADTLLCFCCGLRAFKELAYKYRQNIPPAELPASVTSRPDCYWGRNCRTQVKAHHAVKFNHICEQTRFKS; this is translated from the exons GCTGCTATCTGTCCTTTCCATCCAATAAACTTGTCTCCGGGGAGCACTGCAAGATAGTAAAAGATGAACACTCAGGGCTAGTCTGGCTTGAAGACACGAG CACTAACGGCACGGTGATCAACTCGTCCAAAGTGGTCAAGAAGCAGACTCACGTGCTTCAGAACGGTGATGTCATCTACTTTGTGTACAGGAAGAGTGACCCCGATCAAA ACATTGCCTATGTTTACCACTCTTTAATCACGGAGGCCGCTGTTCCAGAAGCGAGTA AGAGGCCAGCCTGCAGTCATTTTCCGGTTCTGGCTTCAGAGATGGCCCTCTCTGTGGAACCCGTAATGCTCACAAGAGCTCCTTTGGAACCAACTCAGGAGGAACCTCAGCCTTCCACCTCCACTTCCCACTTTTGTGTTAAGAAGCCCTTGTCTAAAGCCCCCGTTTCATCAGCTTCTTCTGCTTTGg GCCAAGTTAAGGATGGAGCCTCGGCAGTAGAACAACACTCAGGCAACCGGGAGCCAGAATGCAAAAGGAGGAGAACAGATGATG ATGTGACAGGATCAGCAAAGGGGGATGTTCTGTCTACAGCGTCAGTGAAAGAGACTAAAACGGACAAGATGGAGGAGTCGCTGACATGCGTCATTTGCCAGGACCTGCTGCACGACTGCATCAG CTTGCAGCCTTGCATGCATGTTTTCTGCGCCGCCTGCTACTCTGGCTGGATGGAGCGCTCGTCGCTGTGTCCCACCTGCCGCTGCCCCGTGGAGAGGATTTGTAAAAACCGCATTCTGAACGACCTGGTGGAGGCCTACCTCATCCAGCATCCAG AGAAGAGTCGCAGTGAGGAGGACCTGAAGCGCATGAACAGCCACAACAAGATCACTCAGGACATGTTGCAGCCCAAAGTGGAACGTTCCTTCTCTGAGGAGGAGGGCAGTTCAGATTACCTGTTTGAGCTGTCTGACAATGACAGCGACTCTTCAGACATTAg TCAGCCCCTTCTGATGTGCAGGCAGTGTCCAGGCTACACGCGGGACATGGGCCAAGTTCTGTTTGCTTCGAGCTCAAACTATTGGTTCACTGGTCTTCCATCTGCACCACCTGTCCAGCCTCCTCCCACGCCTTCGTGTGGGGAGGGGGCAGCAAGGCCGGCCGGAGAGCAGCCCTCCACGTCCTCCGACCGGCCCTCAGCTGACG CACCTCAGGAGTACTGCTGCCCCCCTCAGGGCCACCACCTCATCTGCACCTGCTGCCTCCAGCCGATGCCAGACCGGCGGGCCGAGCTCAGCAACCAGCAGCAAGTTATCGCTCAGCAAT GTATGCTGTGCCAGAGTCCGTTCTGCCACATGTACTGGGGCTGCCAGAGGATTGGCTGCCATGGCTGCTTGGCTCCATTCAGTG agcttaATCTGACTGAAAAGTGTCTGGATGGCGTGCTGAACAACAACGCATACGAGTCAGAGGTCCTACAA AACTACCTTTCTGCTAAGGGAAAGACATGGAAAGATCTGCTCCAGGAGTCCTTGCAGGGCTTACAGGAGGGCAAGTTTCTCCTGACAG ATCGTCGCATCTCTGCGGACACcctgctgtgtttctgctgcGGCCTGCGAGCCTTCAAGGAGCTGGCCTACAAGTACAGGCAGAACATCCCTCCGGCTGAACTGCCAG CTTCTGTGACATCTCGTCCCGACTGTTACTGGGGGCGTAACTGCCGCACGCAGGTGAAGGCACATCACGCAGT GAAATTCAACCACATATGTGAACAGACGCGTTTCAAGAGCTGA
- the chfr gene encoding E3 ubiquitin-protein ligase CHFR isoform X1, producing MENYSSGRPWGKLVKVDSNETVLLFTKECTVGRKKGCYLSFPSNKLVSGEHCKIVKDEHSGLVWLEDTSTNGTVINSSKVVKKQTHVLQNGDVIYFVYRKSDPDQNIAYVYHSLITEAAVPEASIFHLHMHTERPACSHFPVLASEMALSVEPVMLTRAPLEPTQEEPQPSTSTSHFCVKKPLSKAPVSSASSALGQVKDGASAVEQHSGNREPECKRRRTDDDVTGSAKGDVLSTASVKETKTDKMEESLTCVICQDLLHDCISLQPCMHVFCAACYSGWMERSSLCPTCRCPVERICKNRILNDLVEAYLIQHPEKSRSEEDLKRMNSHNKITQDMLQPKVERSFSEEEGSSDYLFELSDNDSDSSDISQPLLMCRQCPGYTRDMGQVLFASSSNYWFTGLPSAPPVQPPPTPSCGEGAARPAGEQPSTSSDRPSADAPQEYCCPPQGHHLICTCCLQPMPDRRAELSNQQQVIAQQCMLCQSPFCHMYWGCQRIGCHGCLAPFSELNLTEKCLDGVLNNNAYESEVLQNYLSAKGKTWKDLLQESLQGLQEGKFLLTDRRISADTLLCFCCGLRAFKELAYKYRQNIPPAELPASVTSRPDCYWGRNCRTQVKAHHAVKFNHICEQTRFKS from the exons GCTGCTATCTGTCCTTTCCATCCAATAAACTTGTCTCCGGGGAGCACTGCAAGATAGTAAAAGATGAACACTCAGGGCTAGTCTGGCTTGAAGACACGAG CACTAACGGCACGGTGATCAACTCGTCCAAAGTGGTCAAGAAGCAGACTCACGTGCTTCAGAACGGTGATGTCATCTACTTTGTGTACAGGAAGAGTGACCCCGATCAAA ACATTGCCTATGTTTACCACTCTTTAATCACGGAGGCCGCTGTTCCAGAAGCGAGTA TTTTCCATCTCCACATGCATACAGAGAGGCCAGCCTGCAGTCATTTTCCGGTTCTGGCTTCAGAGATGGCCCTCTCTGTGGAACCCGTAATGCTCACAAGAGCTCCTTTGGAACCAACTCAGGAGGAACCTCAGCCTTCCACCTCCACTTCCCACTTTTGTGTTAAGAAGCCCTTGTCTAAAGCCCCCGTTTCATCAGCTTCTTCTGCTTTGg GCCAAGTTAAGGATGGAGCCTCGGCAGTAGAACAACACTCAGGCAACCGGGAGCCAGAATGCAAAAGGAGGAGAACAGATGATG ATGTGACAGGATCAGCAAAGGGGGATGTTCTGTCTACAGCGTCAGTGAAAGAGACTAAAACGGACAAGATGGAGGAGTCGCTGACATGCGTCATTTGCCAGGACCTGCTGCACGACTGCATCAG CTTGCAGCCTTGCATGCATGTTTTCTGCGCCGCCTGCTACTCTGGCTGGATGGAGCGCTCGTCGCTGTGTCCCACCTGCCGCTGCCCCGTGGAGAGGATTTGTAAAAACCGCATTCTGAACGACCTGGTGGAGGCCTACCTCATCCAGCATCCAG AGAAGAGTCGCAGTGAGGAGGACCTGAAGCGCATGAACAGCCACAACAAGATCACTCAGGACATGTTGCAGCCCAAAGTGGAACGTTCCTTCTCTGAGGAGGAGGGCAGTTCAGATTACCTGTTTGAGCTGTCTGACAATGACAGCGACTCTTCAGACATTAg TCAGCCCCTTCTGATGTGCAGGCAGTGTCCAGGCTACACGCGGGACATGGGCCAAGTTCTGTTTGCTTCGAGCTCAAACTATTGGTTCACTGGTCTTCCATCTGCACCACCTGTCCAGCCTCCTCCCACGCCTTCGTGTGGGGAGGGGGCAGCAAGGCCGGCCGGAGAGCAGCCCTCCACGTCCTCCGACCGGCCCTCAGCTGACG CACCTCAGGAGTACTGCTGCCCCCCTCAGGGCCACCACCTCATCTGCACCTGCTGCCTCCAGCCGATGCCAGACCGGCGGGCCGAGCTCAGCAACCAGCAGCAAGTTATCGCTCAGCAAT GTATGCTGTGCCAGAGTCCGTTCTGCCACATGTACTGGGGCTGCCAGAGGATTGGCTGCCATGGCTGCTTGGCTCCATTCAGTG agcttaATCTGACTGAAAAGTGTCTGGATGGCGTGCTGAACAACAACGCATACGAGTCAGAGGTCCTACAA AACTACCTTTCTGCTAAGGGAAAGACATGGAAAGATCTGCTCCAGGAGTCCTTGCAGGGCTTACAGGAGGGCAAGTTTCTCCTGACAG ATCGTCGCATCTCTGCGGACACcctgctgtgtttctgctgcGGCCTGCGAGCCTTCAAGGAGCTGGCCTACAAGTACAGGCAGAACATCCCTCCGGCTGAACTGCCAG CTTCTGTGACATCTCGTCCCGACTGTTACTGGGGGCGTAACTGCCGCACGCAGGTGAAGGCACATCACGCAGT GAAATTCAACCACATATGTGAACAGACGCGTTTCAAGAGCTGA